In a single window of the Acidimicrobiia bacterium genome:
- a CDS encoding DUF115 domain-containing protein — translation MRTKLKSIAGKVIDQDVSLGDHPVPLWRKLLWRIRYLFLARRMPLTRNDQKINAFRDSLKGQRVWIIGNGPSIADTDLARLSDEVTIGTNSIFLNEDKMGFSVTHYVVEDYLVAEDRTEEIEKISGSTKWFGNYLSYCLPKSKDTLWMNVSVDYRDTPTWPRFSRNISRIAYVGGTVTYLCIQLAYFLGASEVILVGIDHSYVVEDLEQVEGNTITSTRDDVNHFHPDYFGTGKRWHLPRVDRMERAYVQAREIFEEDGRRIVNATKGGNLEVFPRVDYDRLVKQ, via the coding sequence GTGAGAACAAAGTTGAAATCAATTGCTGGGAAGGTGATCGACCAAGATGTTTCCTTGGGGGATCATCCGGTCCCTCTGTGGCGCAAGCTGTTGTGGCGGATTCGATACCTCTTCCTTGCTAGAAGAATGCCATTGACTCGCAACGATCAAAAAATTAACGCTTTTCGCGACTCGCTGAAAGGACAGCGAGTGTGGATAATCGGTAATGGCCCGAGTATCGCCGACACGGACCTTGCGCGTCTTTCAGATGAAGTCACGATTGGGACAAATAGCATTTTTCTCAACGAGGATAAAATGGGATTCAGCGTTACCCATTATGTGGTGGAAGACTATTTAGTCGCCGAAGACCGAACTGAAGAAATAGAAAAGATTTCTGGATCCACGAAATGGTTCGGCAACTATTTAAGTTATTGCTTGCCAAAAAGCAAAGACACGCTATGGATGAATGTCTCTGTCGATTACAGGGATACACCAACTTGGCCGCGATTTTCTCGAAATATTTCGAGAATTGCCTATGTCGGAGGAACCGTTACTTATCTTTGCATACAGCTTGCGTATTTTTTGGGTGCATCAGAGGTCATTTTGGTTGGGATCGACCACAGTTATGTAGTGGAAGATTTGGAACAAGTTGAGGGGAATACCATTACTTCTACCCGTGATGACGTAAATCACTTCCATCCAGACTATTTCGGCACCGGCAAACGCTGGCACTTGCCGAGAGTTGACAGGATGGAGCGAGCCTATGTGCAGGCTCGGGAAATATTTGAAGAGGATGGACGTCGCATCGTAAATGCAACAAAGGGGGGAAATCTCGAGGTATTTCCACGAGTGGACTACGACCGATTGGTTAAACAATGA
- a CDS encoding DUF1698 domain-containing protein has protein sequence MNNRWTEEAIVQRVDELDADLGWYQNIDLRNGLSTKSRRVWGEDSDHPKKRFDEMASAIPEDLKGTSVLDIGCNAGFFSFESMDRGATDVTGIDLKQGYIDQANFCADVRGQNVDFHTRDIYDLPALGRTFDLVFCIGILYHCKYLKQAVESVASVASGTVLVETAIHPGNNDLPLVRFIRSSQYSGPDSKGAARLPGHWHPNMTALKDLFYESGFSRVEEVFTDGGRGGIACHR, from the coding sequence ATGAATAACCGCTGGACCGAGGAGGCCATCGTCCAACGAGTGGACGAATTGGATGCTGATCTTGGTTGGTACCAAAACATTGATTTAAGAAATGGCCTCTCAACAAAATCACGCCGCGTCTGGGGTGAAGATAGCGACCATCCCAAGAAAAGATTCGACGAAATGGCTTCTGCAATTCCGGAGGATCTCAAGGGCACGTCGGTTCTTGATATCGGCTGCAACGCGGGCTTTTTCTCCTTTGAATCAATGGACCGCGGTGCAACGGATGTCACCGGTATCGACCTTAAGCAGGGCTACATTGACCAAGCTAACTTTTGCGCAGATGTTCGAGGGCAAAATGTTGACTTTCATACCCGTGACATTTATGACCTTCCTGCCTTAGGGAGAACCTTTGACCTCGTATTCTGTATTGGCATTTTATATCACTGCAAATATCTTAAACAAGCTGTTGAATCTGTAGCCAGTGTTGCATCTGGAACAGTGTTGGTGGAAACGGCTATTCACCCAGGGAACAACGATCTTCCTCTCGTGCGCTTCATTCGTTCCTCTCAATATTCCGGGCCTGACTCCAAGGGGGCAGCTCGCCTTCCTGGACATTGGCATCCAAATATGACTGCTCTAAAAGATCTTTTTTATGAAAGCGGTTTCTCTCGCGTTGAAGAGGTCTTCACAGATGGCGGCCGGGGGGGGATTGCCTGCCACCGATGA
- a CDS encoding class I SAM-dependent methyltransferase gives MNTKKTSKRLFQSILGFYRSPSGLLLGALFLVLCVGLWTNKIVVTVSLVFFAVALPYRLMREQQRSDEHDETIRRWTYGQVSALDALNASLGNQVKGLEASLGNQVKGLEASLGNQVKGLELQLNELASHQALSESRQSGLFGEYPQPFSRFLDKTVTANLVNVWDHALNLNHTLNHVEWLSLHLQDRERASLGRFATTLADMVSRVLITRSALDRNTQILEIGTLFGLGSLLVHEAVRPFCDSLQTTVIDPFEGYYDRGRFDPPTGMPVTEATFITNRQILGIDESEIRLLKGLSNDKSIFEAASDRQYQVIVVDGDHSYQGVKDDVERYTPLLADDGLLIIDDYGTDDWPDIYRYVNELVDSGQYELLGHYSRTAAICPKRD, from the coding sequence ATGAATACAAAAAAAACCAGTAAAAGACTTTTTCAATCAATCCTTGGCTTCTACCGCTCGCCTTCAGGCTTACTGTTGGGAGCGCTCTTTCTTGTTTTGTGTGTCGGCCTCTGGACCAACAAAATCGTAGTTACGGTTTCTCTTGTTTTTTTCGCTGTCGCTCTTCCTTATCGCTTGATGAGAGAGCAACAACGCTCCGACGAACACGACGAAACAATTCGCCGCTGGACATACGGCCAAGTTTCTGCATTAGATGCGCTCAATGCTTCCTTGGGGAACCAGGTCAAAGGCCTCGAAGCTTCCTTGGGGAACCAGGTCAAAGGCCTCGAAGCTTCCTTGGGGAACCAGGTCAAAGGCCTCGAATTGCAACTAAACGAACTAGCTTCACACCAAGCCCTCTCTGAAAGCCGTCAGAGTGGGCTTTTCGGAGAATACCCACAACCTTTCTCCCGGTTCCTTGACAAAACAGTGACCGCTAACCTCGTTAACGTTTGGGACCATGCTTTAAACCTAAACCACACCCTTAATCACGTTGAATGGCTATCTCTTCATCTACAGGACCGCGAAAGGGCCTCTTTGGGTCGCTTCGCTACCACGCTGGCCGATATGGTCTCTCGCGTACTAATCACAAGGTCAGCGCTAGATAGAAATACTCAAATTCTTGAAATTGGCACTCTTTTCGGTCTAGGAAGTTTACTCGTCCATGAAGCAGTACGCCCCTTTTGCGACTCTCTGCAAACCACAGTAATTGACCCTTTTGAGGGTTACTACGACCGGGGCCGATTTGACCCACCCACCGGAATGCCGGTTACCGAAGCCACTTTTATCACCAATCGTCAGATTCTTGGCATCGACGAATCTGAAATTCGCTTGTTAAAAGGACTCTCTAACGATAAATCCATTTTTGAAGCGGCTTCCGACCGGCAGTACCAAGTCATTGTCGTAGATGGCGACCATAGTTACCAAGGCGTAAAAGATGATGTTGAGCGTTACACCCCATTGCTCGCTGACGACGGCCTCTTGATAATCGATGACTACGGAACTGACGATTGGCCAGACATTTACCGTTATGTAAACGAACTCGTAGATTCTGGCCAGTACGAATTGTTAGGCCATTATTCGCGAACCGCAGCCATCTGCCCGAAGAGAGACTAA